In Rhodamnia argentea isolate NSW1041297 chromosome 1, ASM2092103v1, whole genome shotgun sequence, the genomic window AATCGCTGATTTTCTACTTAGGGCAtctgcaaccttattcgccttgctTGGATGATATAAGATCTCGCAATCACAATCCTTGAGCAgttccatccatcgacgctgcCTCATGTTTAACTTTTTCTGAGAGAACAGGTACTTGAGGCTCTAATGATCGGTATACACctgaaaactttctccgatcagataatgcctccaaatcttcagggCGAACATGACCGCAGCCAACTCCGGGTCGTGCGTCGGAGAGTTCAACTCGTGGGGTCTCAAGCGGCGAGATGCATAcgctactacccttccatgttgcataaAAACACAACCCGGACCTACGAGAGATGCGTCACTATAGATCTCAAATCCTCCAAGACTAGACAGAATCGTCAATACGGGAGCCGTAGTCatcttatgcttaagctcttgaaaactacactcgcacttgtctgtccattcatacttcacatccttcttcaacaaTTTAGTCATAGGCGAGGCTATAGTTGAGAACTTCTCCACGAATCGTCTATAATAGCCTGCCAAACCCAAAAAGCTTCTGATCTCCATTACTGTCGTCGGTCTTAGCCGGTCCATGACTGTCTCAATCTTAGACGGTTCCACCGCAATTCCTTCACCAGAAACCACGTGGCCTAGGAACGCCACACGAGCCaaccaaaactcacatttaCCGAGCTTGGCAAAAAGCTGATGCATTCTCAAAGTCTTCAACACTATCCTCAAGTGTTGTTCATGGTTCTCGGAACTCTTCGAATACACCAGGATATCGTCTATAAACACTATAACGAAGTGATCCAAGTATTCCTTAAACACTCTGTTCAtcggatccataaaagcagcaggagcattcgtcggaccaaacggcatcactgtgaactcatagtgtccatagCAAGTCCTGAATGCCGTCTTCGATATATCTTCTTTCCCGATCCTCAATCGATGGTATCCTGTCCGTAGATTAATCTTAGAAAACACTGATGCTCCCCGTAGCCGATCGAACGGATCGTCAATCCTAGGcggtgggtacttgttcttgatcgtcacttgattCAGCTGCTTGTGATCTATGCACGACCTCATAAACCCATCATTCTTCTTAACGAATAACATTGGCGCTCCCCATGGCGACGCActagggcggataaatcctttatccaatagctcttgcatttgaaccttgAGTTCCTTCAGCTACGATAATGCCATCCGATACAGCGCCTTAGAGCTTGGTTCCATCCCTAGAGCTAATTCTATcacgaactctatttctctattCGACGGTAATCCAAGCAATTCTTCGGGAAAAACGTTTAGAAACTCACATACTACAGCAATATCATCCAACTTAGTTTCCCCAACGGACGTGTCTACTACCGTagccaaataaccttggcaaccaCTTTCCAACAAACGAGTTGTCTTCGGCGACGAGATTATTACGATCAAGGTTCCTCCTCGATTccccacaaattcaaaattggcCCCATCCAATGGCCTAAATTGAATCGCCTTACGATAGCAGTCCATCGCGGCTCTTTGCTTCGTTAACCAGTCCATGCCCACAATTAGATCAAAATCGTACATCTCCAGTACAACAAGATCTATCTTACTCTCATGACTATCTATAACTAGTCTATAGCCGGGATAGCCTACGGCGGCTACTatgctatcctttaaaggtgtagacaCCTTGGCAACCACATCTAACGGTACCACATTTAATCCAGACAGTCTAACAAATTGATCCGCAACAAAAGAATGCGTAGCACCAGGGTGAAATAAAGCATAAGCTACGTTATTCTATGGAAAAATCGTACCTTTCATGGTCGGTGAGTCCTTCGCCTCTTCTCGGGGTGCAGCAAACACCCGTCCTTGCGCTTGGGGTCTATTCCGGTAATTCGATGGTGCGATCCTTCCAACTTGGCCTCCCGGCGGCCTGGTGCGTTGCCTCCGTGGGCAGTCCCTCACAAGATGGCAATGCTGGCCACATCCAAAGTAGGCTCCACACATCGGAGACGAAGCGGACCCATGCCTCTGGTTACATAGATGGCAGACATCATCTCGACGAGGCATCGACTTACTAATAGCTCCTCGACGATTGGGCGGGATGTTGAATTTGTTACCTTGCATCAGCCTCTTCCCTTGCCGCTTATCAAACCTACTCGAGAGCGCGAACTGCGATCCGAGAGCGGCAACCCTTTCGATCGGATCTTGCTCTACCATCCGAGCTCTCTTGTAGAGGTCATTGTAATCCTTTAAGTTGAATGGCACCAACACACTCTTAATCTCGGGCTTCAGCCAATCTCTCGAACCTTCGGCCCTATCGACGGGGTCTTCAACCAATCTCGGAGCATACGTGGATAGCTCAACAAATTTGGCTTCATATTGATCGACTGTCATTTGGTTCAAACGCTGGCGAAAGAACTCTGCCATCTTTTGCTCTCTCGCGATGTTTGAGAAGTATTTTTCAGTAAAGGCTTCCATGAAGGCATCCCACGTCAGGACCATATCCTCGGGAAAAACTCTGTCCTTTGAACCTTTCCACCATGTACTAGCGTTTCCTTGTAAGCGGTACATGGCTAGGGTGACCTTATCCTCATTGGTACATCTCAGCGGGTCAAATGCTTTCTCCAACTCCTCAATCCACGAAGTGGCAACTTTGGGATCTCCGCTCCTAGAGAACTTGGGCTGTTTCGACTTAAGAAATTATTCCACCAATCTTTGAGCCAAGCACCCATTGTTTGCGGCTCCAGCTGGCCGATTCATAGATGGGGCTTCAACAACGGCGGCAACAACGGTGTTCGATTCCTCACTTACTACCCCATAAGGTCTCCAATAGCTCCCGGTGCTTGGAGAATTCCAGCTATAGTTGACTCTCGTCCAACCGGCTCAACAGCGCGCAGTGCTCTATCTTACTCCAAGATTTCCCCTATCGGCCTGACGGACCTACTGCGGGGTCCTCGGGGTGCTCTTCTACCACGTTCGCTCATTTTGTAGGCAAATTATGGAGTCATGTATACCCCATAGCAAAGCGCGATTATAAGGCG contains:
- the LOC125314593 gene encoding uncharacterized mitochondrial protein AtMg00860-like, with product MNRVFKEYLDHFVIVFIDDILVYSKSSENHEQHLRIVLKTLRMHQLFAKLGKCEFWLARVAFLGHVVSGEGIAVEPSKIETVMDRLRPTTVMEIRSFLGLAGYYRRFVEKFSTIASPMTKLLKKDVKSGLCFYATWKGSSVCISPLETPRVELSDARPGVGCGHVRPEDLEALSDRRKFSGVYRSLEPQVPVLSEKVKHEAASMDGTAQGL